From the genome of Solibacillus sp. FSL H8-0538:
CCAAGAATCGCTATATCAATATGTCCACCGCGAATCATCGCAAACGACTCCGCACTCGAGAATAACGCAGCGCCTGGAATTGTCGTCACAATTTCCTTACTAGCATTAATCAAATCTGGGTCAATTTCAGCTTCAGTTGGATACGGTCCAATGCCTAGTAACCCATTTTCAGATTGCAGTACTACTTGCTTATCGCCAATATAATTCGCCACAAGCGTCGGAATGCCGATGCCTAGATTGACATAATTGCCGTTCTGAATTTCCTTCGCAGCACGTCTTGCAATTTTTTCACGCACATCCATTTACAACGCCTCCCTTACTGTACGGCGTTCAATCCGTTTTTCCTGCGTCGCAACGAGTAGTCCCTGTACATAAATACCCGGTGTATGAATGGTATTTGGATTAAGATCACCTACTCTAACAAGCTGTTCTACCTCTGCAATGGTCACCCTACCTGCCGCTGCCATAATCGAATTAAAGTTTTGTGCTGTTTTATTAAATAGTAGATTGCCATACGTATCTGCAATATGCGCACGGATTAGAGAAAAGTCTGCAGTTAACGCTTCCTCCAGTAAGTATTCTTTGCCGTGGAAAGAACGCACTTCTTTACCTTCTGCAATAGGTGTCCCTATTCCAGCAGGTGTGTAAAATGCTGGAATCCCTGCTCCTCCCGCACGAATTTTTTCTGCAAGCGTTCCTTGTGGAAGAAGCTCGACTTCAATTTCACCAGCTAATGTTTGTCGTTCAAATTCTTTATTTTCACCGACGTAAGAAGCAATCATTTTTTTAATTTGCTTTCCTTTCAGTAATAGCCCAAGCCCCCAGTCATCCACACCACAATTATTCGAAATGATCGTTAATTCCTTTACACCGCTTTCAACAAGTGCCAAAATCGACTGCTCGGGAATTCCGCATAATCCGAAGCCCCCGACCATAATCGTTGCACCGTCTTTGATTTGAGATACTGCCTCCATTGATGTATTAAAAATCGTTTTCACACAACCACCCCTTGTCGTTAAAAACACTTTTTTCTACTTTATGTATCTATTTTAAATGAAGTAGGTGAAATAAAGAACTATAACTACGTAATATTTTTATTTTCCTGTTTTAATGGACGATCATAAAGTAAGGTTGGGATGATTGCGAACATACGCTTTTAGGCATAACTCTTCCTCCACAATAATTAGAATATCTCATAGTAAGATGTTTTTAACTAGGATTCAAGCATTATTTCCATTCAATTACTATCTAATTATTGCGATAAAATAACTTCAAAATGACGTGGCGCAAACGTCATGTTAAAATGAATTGTTAGAGGAGTGAAACGAAAAAATGACAGAACAACAATTTCCTTTCCCATCAGATGGAAAGCGCTATTATACATGGAATCGCTATTTACGTAATGAATTTGGTAAGAAGGTTTATAAAGTGGCCCTTGATGCTGGCTTTGACTGCCCCAACCGTGACGGTACAGTAGCATTTGGCGGCTGTACGTTTTGTAGTGCAGCCGGCTCAGGTGACTTCGCTGGAAACCGCGTTGATCCCATCGATGTACAATTTGCACAAATCAAAGAGAAGATGGAGCATAAATGGAAAGATGGCATGACAATGGCCTACTTCCAGGCGTACACAAATACACATGCCCCTCTTGAAGTATTAAAAGAAAAGTTCGAAGCAGCACTCGCATGTGAAGGTGTTATGGGCATCAGTATTGCGACACGACCGGACTGCCTACCGGATGATGTTGTTGAATATTTAGCTGAGCTACACGAACGCACGTATCTATGGGTAGAACTAGGACTACAAACAGTGCACGAAAAAACAGCGAATTTGATTAATCGTGCGCATGACTATACAACCTATGTAGAAGGTGTTGAAAAACTGCGTAAGCATGGCATTCGCGTATGTACACATATTATTAACGGTCTTCCTTTAGAAGATTACGATATGATGATGGAAACAGCGCGTGAAGTGGCAAAACTCGACGTACAAGGCATTAAAATTCACTTACTCCACTTATTAAAAGGCACACCTCTTGTAAAGCAATACGAAAAAGGGATGCTCCAATTTATGGACAAAGATGCCTATGTGAATTTAGTGGCGGATCAACTCGAAATTATTCCCCCGGAAATGGTCGTCCACCGTATAACTGGTGATGGCCCGATTGACTTAATGATTGGTCCCATGTGGAGTGTAAATAAATGGGAAGTATTAAACGGTATTGATGCGGAGCTAGAGCGCCGTAATTCTTGGCAAGGCAAACATTATAAAGTGGAAGTGAACGACTAATGAAGCTACAGCGTGTACTGCAATATGCGCAGTCTTTACTTGAACTGTCTGTAGGCGAAGGCGATATTGCCGTTGATGCAACAGCAGGCAATGGTCATGATACGTTATTTTTGGCAAATCTTGTCGGGGATGACGGCTATGTGTATGCTTTTGACGTGCAAAAGCAAGCGGTAGATGCTACGCTGCACCGCCTACTTGATAACGCGTTAGAACACCGCGCGATCGTGTTGAAAGACGGACACGAAAACGTAGCGAAATACGTAACAAAGCCAGTGTCTGGTGCGATATTTAATCTTGGCTACTTACCTGGTAGCGATCATGACATTATTACAAAGCCAAATACAACGATCCAATCTCTTGAAAGCTTGCTAAAACTCTTAAAAGTTGGTGGCATCATTGTACTCGTTATTTATCACGGACATGAAGGCGGCAAGGAAGAGCGCGATGAGGTCATTCGTTTCGTAAGTGCGCTACCGCAGAAATATATTCATGTACTGCGCTACGAATTTTTAAATCAACAAAATGACCCACCATTCGTCATTGCATTAGAGAAAGTTAAAGAGACAAATTTCACTCTAAAATAGGGAGAGATGATGCTCTATCTTTTGCGGATATTCCCAAAATCACACATACTAATACGTGAAAAGAGCTACGAGCCTCGGAATAATCCGAAGCAAGTAGCTCTTGTTTTATTTATTTCCGCGTTCTTTATTGTATTGAATCCAGAAATCTGCATTTTTGATACCGAGTTTTTCCGGATGGAAGGTCGGATCCTTGCCCTCTTTTTTCTGTTTCTCGTAATCTTTCAATGCAACGAGTGCCGGCTTCATTAAGATTAACATTGCAATAACGTTTATCCAAACCATGAGCCCAAGTCCTGCATCACCAAACGCCCAAGCGAGATCCGATGTTTTAACCGTACCGTAGAACGCTGAAGCTAGGAGTACAAACTTCATAATGAAGATTCCTATTTTTTCAGCCTTC
Proteins encoded in this window:
- a CDS encoding CoA transferase subunit A — its product is MKTIFNTSMEAVSQIKDGATIMVGGFGLCGIPEQSILALVESGVKELTIISNNCGVDDWGLGLLLKGKQIKKMIASYVGENKEFERQTLAGEIEVELLPQGTLAEKIRAGGAGIPAFYTPAGIGTPIAEGKEVRSFHGKEYLLEEALTADFSLIRAHIADTYGNLLFNKTAQNFNSIMAAAGRVTIAEVEQLVRVGDLNPNTIHTPGIYVQGLLVATQEKRIERRTVREAL
- a CDS encoding TIGR01212 family radical SAM protein (This family includes YhcC from E. coli K-12, an uncharacterized radical SAM protein.), which produces MTEQQFPFPSDGKRYYTWNRYLRNEFGKKVYKVALDAGFDCPNRDGTVAFGGCTFCSAAGSGDFAGNRVDPIDVQFAQIKEKMEHKWKDGMTMAYFQAYTNTHAPLEVLKEKFEAALACEGVMGISIATRPDCLPDDVVEYLAELHERTYLWVELGLQTVHEKTANLINRAHDYTTYVEGVEKLRKHGIRVCTHIINGLPLEDYDMMMETAREVAKLDVQGIKIHLLHLLKGTPLVKQYEKGMLQFMDKDAYVNLVADQLEIIPPEMVVHRITGDGPIDLMIGPMWSVNKWEVLNGIDAELERRNSWQGKHYKVEVND
- a CDS encoding class I SAM-dependent methyltransferase, whose amino-acid sequence is MKLQRVLQYAQSLLELSVGEGDIAVDATAGNGHDTLFLANLVGDDGYVYAFDVQKQAVDATLHRLLDNALEHRAIVLKDGHENVAKYVTKPVSGAIFNLGYLPGSDHDIITKPNTTIQSLESLLKLLKVGGIIVLVIYHGHEGGKEERDEVIRFVSALPQKYIHVLRYEFLNQQNDPPFVIALEKVKETNFTLK